In one window of Methanococcoides methylutens DNA:
- a CDS encoding NAD(P)-dependent glycerol-1-phosphate dehydrogenase has translation MDVTQNMNVQKRWMQLPRDIVIGHGVIDDVKNVCADLKLVDNALIVTGKSTRKIAGDIVHDSLVDSGQNVEMIVSEAASMKEVDRVRRQAVDSDVEYLLGVGSGKSIDVAKLAATEIEVPFISVPTAASHDGIVSSRASIKDGTKTASIQANAPMAVVADTEIIANAPYRLLASGCGDIISNCTAVLDWQLANRLQNVPFSEYAAALSSMTAQILIDSADTIKPELESSVRMVVKALVSSGVAMSIAGSSRPASGSEHMFSHALNKVAPIPALHGEQCGVGTIMMMYLHGGDWKRIRDALKIINAPVTAEEMGIEDKYILEALVLSHTIRPERYTILATGLTPDAAEIVARKTKVIS, from the coding sequence ATGGACGTGACGCAGAATATGAACGTACAGAAGAGATGGATGCAACTCCCAAGGGATATCGTGATCGGACATGGTGTCATCGATGATGTTAAGAATGTCTGCGCAGACCTCAAACTTGTTGACAATGCATTGATAGTCACAGGTAAGAGCACAAGGAAGATAGCTGGCGACATTGTCCATGATTCACTGGTCGACAGTGGGCAGAACGTGGAAATGATCGTTTCTGAAGCTGCTTCCATGAAAGAGGTTGACAGGGTAAGAAGACAGGCGGTCGATTCAGACGTGGAATACCTGCTTGGAGTTGGCAGCGGGAAATCCATAGATGTTGCAAAGCTTGCAGCAACAGAGATCGAAGTACCATTCATAAGTGTGCCAACAGCTGCATCACATGATGGTATAGTCTCATCCAGAGCGTCCATAAAAGATGGTACAAAAACAGCATCCATCCAGGCAAATGCACCCATGGCGGTCGTAGCTGATACCGAGATCATCGCAAATGCACCCTACCGGCTGCTTGCATCAGGCTGTGGAGATATAATTTCCAACTGTACTGCAGTTCTGGACTGGCAACTTGCAAATCGACTGCAGAATGTGCCATTCAGCGAATATGCTGCAGCGCTTTCAAGCATGACAGCACAAATACTGATCGATTCTGCAGATACTATAAAACCTGAACTGGAAAGTTCTGTGCGTATGGTGGTCAAGGCACTTGTATCAAGTGGTGTTGCAATGAGCATTGCCGGCTCATCAAGACCGGCATCAGGATCCGAGCACATGTTCAGTCATGCACTTAATAAGGTAGCACCCATACCGGCACTTCACGGTGAACAGTGCGGTGTTGGAACAATAATGATGATGTACCTGCATGGCGGTGACTGGAAGAGGATACGCGATGCACTCAAGATCATAAACGCTCCGGTAACCGCAGAGGAGATGGGAATTGAAGATAAGTATATATTAGAAGCACTTGTACTCTCACATACCATCCGTCCCGAAAGATATACAATACTTGCCACAGGCCTGACACCTGATGCTGCCGAGATAGTTGCGAGGAAAACAAAAGTAATATCCTAA
- a CDS encoding type IV pilin: MNRNEDAVSPVIGVILMVAITVILAAVIAAFVFGMGPSEMAPQSSLKLSNVSDDGFNLNHQGGDEILWNNTNLIVDNAPVTVSEDNLTAGSSIFISTSSALENGDSITIVDVPSQQLIAELTVRR; this comes from the coding sequence ATGAACAGAAATGAAGACGCAGTGTCTCCGGTCATCGGTGTAATCCTGATGGTCGCAATCACTGTGATCCTTGCTGCTGTTATCGCAGCATTCGTGTTTGGAATGGGACCATCCGAGATGGCACCACAGTCAAGTTTAAAACTGAGCAATGTATCAGATGATGGTTTCAATTTGAACCACCAAGGCGGAGATGAGATTCTATGGAACAATACCAATCTCATTGTTGATAATGCCCCAGTAACTGTGTCGGAAGATAACCTGACTGCAGGTAGTTCTATCTTTATCAGCACTTCCTCAGCTCTGGAGAATGGTGATTCTATTACAATTGTGGATGTACCTAGCCAGCAGTTGATTGCTGAACTTACGGTAAGGCGCTAA
- a CDS encoding DUF63 family protein, protein MCPFVDKIMQFVNEYYLDPIFQDSGYNPVNTLTWALILGICVFAVAKMLDKWNVKVDERFVFSIVPFVLAGSSLRVMEDAGIFDPPLSYLFITPNIYFVVFVGTVICLLFSRWLYSSGKVTDGNRSFALLGLGWFVLNIIALLVVEDVERPFSLIAIVSSGTLFAGAIYFLLEKVGWPYINDRLNLMIIWAHLLDASSTFIGVDTLGYYEKHVVPAYLIDLTGTALVMYPLKLAIFLPVIYLLDTQFTVDEESRNLRTFVKMVIIILGLSPACRNTIRMALGI, encoded by the coding sequence ATGTGTCCGTTCGTAGATAAAATTATGCAATTTGTTAATGAGTACTATCTCGATCCTATTTTCCAGGATAGTGGATATAATCCGGTAAATACTCTCACATGGGCACTGATCCTTGGTATCTGTGTATTTGCAGTGGCAAAAATGCTCGACAAGTGGAATGTTAAGGTGGATGAAAGATTTGTTTTCTCCATTGTTCCCTTTGTGCTGGCAGGTTCTTCCCTGAGAGTTATGGAGGATGCCGGTATCTTTGACCCTCCTCTTAGTTATCTGTTCATAACCCCTAACATCTATTTCGTGGTGTTCGTTGGTACTGTAATATGCCTTCTTTTCTCAAGATGGCTTTATTCATCAGGCAAGGTCACTGACGGGAACCGGTCCTTTGCATTACTGGGACTTGGCTGGTTCGTACTGAACATAATAGCCCTTCTTGTTGTGGAAGATGTTGAGCGTCCGTTCAGTCTTATTGCAATCGTTTCCTCAGGAACACTATTTGCAGGTGCTATCTATTTCCTGCTGGAAAAGGTCGGCTGGCCTTACATAAATGACCGTCTCAATCTGATGATCATCTGGGCACACCTGCTTGATGCATCCTCAACCTTTATCGGAGTTGACACTCTTGGTTATTATGAAAAACATGTCGTGCCTGCATACCTTATTGACCTGACAGGCACTGCTCTGGTGATGTATCCTCTGAAACTGGCTATATTCCTGCCTGTGATATATCTCCTGGACACCCAGTTCACTGTAGATGAAGAGTCAAGGAATCTGAGGACATTTGTAAAGATGGTGATCATAATACTGGGCCTTTCCCCTGCATGCAGGAACACTATCCGTATGGCCCTTGGGATATGA
- a CDS encoding stage II sporulation protein M — translation MDDTTTDGTSMNAAALEDTDDPVFESKGAPACESGLCNVRNYISGLIPEISLVVVLFILSGIAGYFYTALNPASSDIALEGLEGLVELIMSMTPLEIMLFIFFNNAIKSLMAFVLGLAFGLIPLLFVVSNGYILGVVTYLESQENGFAYIFLGILPHGIIELPMILISAAMGVRMGINVLKALAGRYVDIKGEFKKGINVFFRFIMPMLLLAAGIETFITPVVIGLYTGTI, via the coding sequence ATGGACGATACTACCACTGATGGAACTTCGATGAACGCTGCTGCACTGGAAGATACCGATGATCCGGTCTTTGAAAGTAAGGGCGCACCTGCCTGTGAAAGTGGCTTGTGCAATGTACGCAACTACATTTCCGGATTGATACCTGAGATCTCCTTAGTTGTCGTGCTGTTCATATTATCTGGGATTGCCGGTTATTTCTACACTGCATTAAACCCTGCATCATCTGATATTGCGCTGGAGGGCTTGGAAGGGCTTGTTGAACTTATCATGAGCATGACCCCGTTAGAGATCATGCTGTTCATTTTCTTTAACAATGCTATCAAGAGCCTGATGGCCTTTGTCCTGGGACTGGCCTTTGGTCTGATTCCTTTGTTGTTCGTGGTTTCCAATGGCTACATTCTTGGAGTTGTGACCTACCTTGAATCTCAGGAGAATGGCTTTGCCTATATATTCCTGGGCATCCTGCCTCATGGCATCATTGAGCTTCCGATGATACTGATCTCGGCAGCCATGGGTGTGAGAATGGGTATCAATGTCCTGAAAGCCCTTGCAGGCAGGTATGTAGATATTAAAGGTGAATTCAAGAAGGGGATAAATGTGTTCTTCCGCTTTATCATGCCTATGCTTTTGCTGGCAGCTGGAATTGAGACATTTATTACGCCTGTGGTTATCGGTCTATATACAGGCACAATCTGA
- the argH gene encoding argininosuccinate lyase, whose product MSDILRRGRLASVPDEEIIEYTSSMSADKWIFNSDVLVDLAHTVMLKERNVIKAEDCQKILEGLLKIREEGIEKLDHTYEDIHISLESRLIDMAGEDVGGRMHSGRSRNDEVATCIRLTLRDEMLLIMEDLINLRNTLIDVASENVDTLMPGFTHLQHAQPTTLAHHLTAHANAVGRDFERTRDCYSRVNMSPLGAAAFASTGFDLDRERTRTLLGFDGIVENSMDAVSSRDFLIETAAVFANLMINLSKIAEELVIWSTSEFSFIELDDRYASTSSIMPQKKNPDTAELLRGKSGVAIGSLMSLISICKALPLSYNRDLQEATPNIWRSLKTTKTSVRVMAGMIATMKINKENMAGLATAGFTTATELADTMVRICDIPFRTAHQIVGVLARGNGEPTLGEIDAVAHNVIGESLSGRGLTEQMVNEALDPTMNVRKRTVTGGPSPAAMQQLISNCRTRSTEDENRLNKLKANVDSAMEALFSVVDDCMSD is encoded by the coding sequence ATGAGCGATATTTTAAGAAGAGGACGACTGGCGTCCGTCCCTGATGAAGAGATCATAGAGTACACCTCATCAATGAGCGCTGACAAATGGATATTTAATTCTGATGTCCTTGTAGACCTTGCACACACGGTCATGCTCAAAGAGAGAAATGTGATAAAAGCAGAGGACTGCCAGAAGATACTGGAAGGACTCCTGAAAATAAGAGAGGAAGGCATCGAGAAGCTCGACCATACTTATGAGGATATTCACATCTCGCTTGAATCAAGGCTTATTGACATGGCAGGAGAAGATGTCGGCGGACGTATGCACTCAGGAAGGTCACGTAACGACGAGGTAGCTACCTGCATCAGGCTCACACTCAGGGATGAAATGCTGTTGATCATGGAAGATCTGATCAACCTTCGCAACACGCTAATAGATGTAGCTTCAGAAAATGTTGATACCCTTATGCCGGGTTTCACCCACCTGCAGCACGCACAGCCAACCACCCTGGCACACCACCTGACAGCGCATGCAAATGCTGTAGGTCGTGATTTCGAGCGTACAAGGGACTGCTACTCACGTGTGAACATGAGCCCGCTTGGTGCTGCAGCTTTTGCATCCACAGGCTTTGATCTGGACAGGGAAAGGACAAGAACACTCCTCGGTTTTGACGGAATTGTTGAGAACTCCATGGATGCTGTCAGCTCACGCGATTTCCTGATAGAGACAGCAGCAGTTTTTGCAAATCTCATGATTAACCTGAGCAAAATAGCCGAGGAACTTGTGATCTGGTCTACATCCGAATTTTCATTCATTGAACTGGATGACAGGTATGCATCCACTTCATCCATCATGCCGCAGAAAAAGAACCCAGACACTGCCGAACTGCTGAGAGGAAAGAGCGGTGTTGCCATCGGTTCACTCATGTCATTGATATCAATCTGCAAAGCATTGCCGTTAAGCTATAACCGCGACCTGCAGGAAGCAACACCGAACATCTGGCGCTCCCTGAAGACAACAAAAACATCCGTCAGGGTCATGGCCGGAATGATAGCAACCATGAAGATCAACAAGGAGAACATGGCAGGCCTGGCAACAGCAGGTTTTACAACTGCAACCGAGCTTGCAGATACCATGGTGCGTATCTGTGACATACCGTTCAGGACCGCACATCAGATCGTTGGAGTGCTTGCACGCGGAAATGGTGAACCGACACTCGGCGAGATCGATGCGGTTGCCCACAATGTCATTGGAGAAAGCTTAAGCGGAAGAGGACTTACCGAGCAGATGGTGAACGAAGCACTCGACCCGACAATGAACGTAAGGAAGCGAACTGTGACCGGTGGACCATCACCGGCCGCCATGCAGCAGTTGATCAGTAATTGCAGGACAAGATCAACAGAGGATGAGAACAGACTCAACAAACTGAAAGCTAATGTTGACAGCGCTATGGAAGCACTTTTCAGCGTCGTAGATGACTGTATGAGTGACTGA
- a CDS encoding formate--phosphoribosylaminoimidazolecarboxamide ligase family protein — protein MIDRKEIIEIAESYYTDNIKIGAVASHSGLDVYDGAIEEGFETFAICQAGREKTYTEYFKSKRDADNNVVRGIVDDYAVYDRFDEILRPENQQKLIDDNILFVPNRSFTSYCDIDAVENDFRVPMVGSRNMLRSEERGLDQDYYWLLEKAGLPFPERIADPEDIDELVMVKLPHAVKTLERGFFTAGTYSEYVEKSESLIRQGVITREALKDARIERYIIGPVFNFDLFYSPIEEEMNKTELLGIDWRFETSLDGHVRLPAPQQMTLAEHQLTPEYTVCGHNSATLRESLLEEVFKLSEAYIKASKEYYDPGVIGPFCLQTCIDKDLNFYIYDVAPRVGGGTNVHMSVGHPYGNTLWRKPMSTGRRVALEVRRAIESGQLDKIIT, from the coding sequence ATGATCGACAGGAAAGAGATTATTGAGATTGCTGAAAGCTATTACACTGATAATATCAAGATCGGAGCGGTTGCTTCACATTCAGGACTGGATGTTTATGACGGCGCTATCGAGGAAGGTTTTGAGACCTTTGCGATATGCCAGGCCGGACGTGAAAAGACCTACACCGAGTACTTCAAGTCCAAGAGGGACGCTGATAACAATGTTGTACGTGGTATCGTTGATGACTATGCTGTCTATGACAGGTTCGATGAGATCCTGCGCCCGGAGAACCAGCAGAAGCTCATTGACGACAACATTCTTTTCGTTCCTAACAGGTCTTTTACCTCATACTGTGACATCGATGCGGTAGAGAACGACTTCCGTGTCCCTATGGTCGGTAGCAGGAACATGCTCCGCAGTGAGGAAAGAGGTCTTGACCAGGACTACTACTGGCTTCTGGAAAAGGCAGGTCTCCCATTCCCTGAGCGTATCGCCGATCCGGAAGACATCGATGAACTCGTAATGGTGAAGCTCCCTCATGCGGTCAAGACGCTTGAGCGCGGTTTCTTTACAGCAGGAACATACAGCGAATATGTGGAAAAATCCGAGTCTCTCATCAGGCAGGGTGTTATCACAAGGGAAGCTCTAAAAGATGCAAGGATCGAGCGTTACATCATTGGTCCTGTTTTCAACTTCGACCTGTTCTACTCTCCTATAGAAGAAGAGATGAACAAGACCGAGCTGCTCGGTATCGACTGGAGGTTCGAGACTAGCCTTGACGGTCATGTAAGGCTTCCTGCACCACAACAGATGACCCTTGCAGAGCACCAGCTTACTCCTGAGTACACAGTCTGTGGACACAATTCCGCAACACTTCGTGAATCTCTCCTCGAGGAAGTTTTCAAGCTCTCAGAGGCATACATAAAGGCATCCAAGGAATATTATGATCCTGGAGTTATCGGCCCATTCTGCCTCCAGACCTGCATTGACAAGGACCTGAACTTCTACATATATGATGTTGCCCCAAGGGTAGGTGGCGGTACCAACGTTCACATGTCTGTAGGTCACCCATACGGCAACACTCTCTGGCGCAAGCCAATGAGTACCGGAAGACGTGTGGCACTCGAGGTCCGCCGTGCTATCGAGTCCGGCCAGCTCGACAAGATCATCACATAA
- the gatD gene encoding Glu-tRNA(Gln) amidotransferase subunit GatD, with protein MDFELGDRIRIEKDGNVYEGIVMPTTTDHVVIKMVSGYNAGIDPEGATITLLEKADPNKAVKKEKAAKAKPSKKLPKVTILSTGGTIASKVDYRTGAVTAQFSADDIVDAIPEITEIANISGRVVYNILSENMKTEYWTELAQAVAEEIENGADGIIVAHGTDTMMYSAAALSFMLKTPVPIVFVGSQRSADRPSSDNAMNAICATKVAVSDIAEVCVVMHDTACDEHCAIHYGTKVRKMHTSRRDAFQSINSDPIGYVDYSTKRIETILPYTKRGTHELEVKATLEPKCALVKFVPGADSDILSYYINSGYKGLVIEGTGLGHVSTDWIPNIRRATEAGIPVVMTSQCLNGRVCDRVYDTGRDILKAGAIEGEDMLPEVALVKLMWALGQGGDLKEIDSVMATSVENEITECTLK; from the coding sequence ATGGATTTTGAACTTGGCGACAGGATAAGGATAGAGAAGGACGGAAATGTTTACGAGGGTATCGTTATGCCAACCACTACAGACCATGTTGTGATCAAGATGGTCAGTGGCTACAATGCAGGCATTGACCCTGAAGGCGCAACGATAACGCTGCTTGAGAAAGCTGACCCGAATAAAGCAGTGAAGAAAGAGAAAGCTGCAAAAGCAAAGCCATCAAAGAAGCTCCCAAAGGTCACCATCCTCTCCACCGGCGGAACGATCGCCAGTAAAGTGGACTACCGCACAGGCGCTGTCACCGCACAGTTCTCTGCTGACGATATCGTGGATGCCATCCCGGAGATCACAGAGATCGCAAACATCAGCGGAAGGGTTGTCTACAACATCCTGTCCGAGAACATGAAGACCGAATACTGGACCGAACTCGCCCAGGCTGTCGCCGAAGAGATCGAGAACGGCGCTGACGGTATCATCGTTGCCCACGGAACAGACACCATGATGTACTCCGCAGCAGCCCTGTCATTCATGCTCAAGACCCCGGTACCAATAGTATTTGTGGGCTCCCAGCGCAGTGCTGACAGACCCAGCAGTGATAATGCAATGAATGCCATCTGTGCCACAAAGGTCGCAGTCAGTGACATTGCCGAAGTATGCGTGGTCATGCACGACACTGCCTGCGATGAACACTGTGCCATCCACTACGGCACAAAGGTCAGGAAGATGCACACATCCAGAAGGGATGCATTCCAGTCCATAAACTCCGACCCTATCGGCTACGTGGATTACTCCACAAAAAGAATCGAGACTATCCTGCCATACACCAAGCGCGGCACCCATGAGCTGGAAGTTAAAGCCACCCTTGAACCAAAATGCGCCCTGGTGAAGTTCGTACCCGGTGCCGACTCAGACATTCTCTCATACTACATTAACTCCGGCTACAAAGGTCTCGTCATAGAAGGAACCGGGCTGGGACATGTTTCCACCGACTGGATCCCGAACATCAGACGCGCCACAGAAGCAGGCATTCCAGTAGTCATGACATCACAGTGCCTCAACGGACGTGTCTGTGACCGCGTCTACGATACCGGCAGGGATATCCTGAAAGCCGGTGCAATCGAAGGCGAAGATATGCTACCAGAGGTCGCTCTGGTGAAGCTTATGTGGGCACTTGGACAGGGCGGAGATCTGAAAGAGATCGATTCTGTTATGGCCACGAGTGTTGAGAACGAGATTACGGAGTGCACGTTGAAGTGA
- a CDS encoding DUF5371 family protein has translation MKIVHAQTVLTEDQLEALKKKTKEPSTKDALSTAVQHYLECEYTEMSDEMWTHKLEKVVQKKQQKSIN, from the coding sequence ATGAAAATTGTACATGCACAAACTGTACTTACTGAGGATCAGCTTGAAGCACTTAAGAAAAAGACCAAAGAACCCTCTACAAAGGATGCCCTGAGTACAGCGGTTCAGCACTATCTTGAGTGCGAGTACACTGAAATGAGTGATGAGATGTGGACTCACAAGCTAGAGAAAGTAGTACAGAAGAAGCAACAGAAAAGTATTAATTAA